A genomic window from Silene latifolia isolate original U9 population chromosome Y, ASM4854445v1, whole genome shotgun sequence includes:
- the LOC141634363 gene encoding putative xyloglucan 6-xylosyltransferase 3, translating to MGQDNFTAQKRSTTSPGSVGSTLPTSTANRSRLPRSRQIAKTFNNIKITILCGFVTILVLRGTIGIHLGIDAPDAQRAHLEDEARRVIAEIRSDGSEPDDAPLMNPNVTFSFGPKILNWDRQRSDYIQSPDLHKPRILLVSGSPPNPCDNPLGDHYLLKSIKNKIDYCRIHGIEIVYNMAHLDKDLSGYWAKLPLIRRLMLTHPDIEWIWWMDSDALFTDMVFEIPVKKYDGYNLVIHGYPDLLFDKKSWIALNTGSVLFRNCQWTLDLLDTWAPMGPKGPTRDNAGKVLTGFLSGRPAFEADDQSALIYLLISQKEKWMSNVYVENSYYLHGFWAGLVDKFEEYAEKHHPGLGDERWPFVTHFVGCKPCGSYGDYPVEKCLKSMERAFNFADNQVLRLYGFRHRGLLSPKIKRIRNESATPLVYVDQFDIRRGRGSVWKS from the coding sequence ATGGGCCAAGATAACTTCACGGCCCAGAAACGATCGACCACTTCCCCCGGGAGTGTCGGCTCCACACTCCCAACATCCACCGCCAACCGCTCACGTCTCCCTCGCAGCCGACAAATCGCTAAGACCTTCAACAATATCAAGATCACCATCCTCTGTGGCTTCGTCACCATCCTCGTCCTACGTGGCACCATCGGCATCCACCTAGGCATCGACGCCCCTGATGCTCAACGGGCCCACCTTGAAGATGAAGCCCGTCGTGTCATCGCTGAGATCCGATCCGATGGCTCCGAACCCGACGACGCTCCTCTTATGAATCCCAATGTTACCTTCTCCTTCGGCCCCAAAATACTCAATTGGGACCGACAGCGCTCCGATTATATCCAATCCCCCGACCTCCACAAACCCCGGATCTTGCTAGTAAGCGGCTCCCCTCCCAATCCCTGTGATAACCCCCTTGGGGATCATTACTTGCTTAAGAGTATTAAGAATAAGATTGATTACTGTCGTATTCATGGAATTGAGATTGTTTATAATATGGCCCATTTAGATAAGGATTTGTCGGGTTATTGGGCTAAATTACCCTTGATCCGACGCTTAATGTTAACCCACCCTGATATCGAGTGGATCTGGTGGATGGATAGTGACGCCCTTTTTACTGATATGGTCTTTGAAATACCTGTTAAAAAGTATGATGGCTATAATTTGGTCATTCATGGCTACCCCGATTTGTTGTTTGATAAGAAGAGTTGGATTGCTTTGAATACCGGTAGTGTTTTGTTTAGGAACTGTCAGTGGACCTTGGATTTGCTTGATACCTGGGCGCCTATGGGTCCCAAGGGCCCTACCCGGGACAACGCTGGAAAGGTTTTGACCGGCTTTTTGAGTGGGAGGCCGGCCTTTGAGGCTGATGATCAGTCCGCCTTGATTTACCTGTTGATTAGTCAGAAGGAGAAGTGGATGAGTAACGTGTATGTGGAGAATTCTTATTATTTACATGGCTTTTGGGCTGGCTTGGTGGACAAATTTGAGGAGTATGCTGAGAAGCACCATCCCGGCCTTGGGGATGAGAGGTGGCCGTTTGTCACGCATTTTGTTGGGTGTAAGCCGTGTGGGAGCTACGGGGATTATCCTGTCGAGAAATGCTTGAAGAGCATGGAGAGGGCGTTTAATTTTGCCGATAATCAAGTGCTTAGGTTGTATGGATTTAGGCATAGGGGTTTGTTGAGTCCTAAGATCAAGAGGATAAGGAACGAGTCAGCAACTCCTTTGGTGTATGTTGAtcagtttgacattcgtcgtggccgtggaagtgtatGGAAATCGTGA